One genomic region from Populus nigra chromosome 8, ddPopNigr1.1, whole genome shotgun sequence encodes:
- the LOC133700411 gene encoding transcription factor MYB39-like isoform X1 — translation MVRSPCSHASALKKGPWTPDEDEKLIDYIKRNGHENWKALPMLAGLNRCGKSCRLRWTNYLRPDIKRGKFSEEEERVIVNLHSALGNKWSRIANHLPGRTDNEIKNFWNTHIRKKLLQMGIDPNTHKPRTDPSHFLNLSQLLGAAQFGNIASPWNNFLKLQAEATQLANIQLLRNLLQMMNTTTLTTIESNSLLGSQNPHQFRGLVNGTTISNTNEPTPISQDLVNPPVTPQVHNDFQAISNLWASCEGGFGPEGLNINGDTLSSSYGIQTEQNPLPALVSASTSPVTSIDYQTERKGDPSNYSTGTPTSTIFEAWEKLIDDDNYSSYWNDILDLASS, via the exons ATGGTTAGATCTCCATGCAGCCACGCCAGTGCCTTGAAGAAAGGGCCATGGACGCCGGACGAGGATGAGAAGCTAATTGATTATATTAAGAGAAATGGTCATGAAAATTGGAAAGCACTCCCTATGCTTGCAGGGTTGAATAGATGTGGGAAGAGCTGCCGATTGAGGTGGACAAATTATCTGAGGCCTGATATCAAGAGAGGGAAATTTTCTGAGGAAGAAGAACGAGTCATCGTCAACCTTCATTCTGCTCTTGGAAACAA GTGGTCAAGGATTGCTAACCATCTTCCCGGACGGACtgacaatgaaataaaaaacttttggaATACTCACATAAGAAAGAAGCTTCTTCAAATGGGGATTGACCCCAATACTCACAAGCCAAGGACTGATCCAAGTCATTTTTTGAATCTCTCTCAGTTGCTTGGTGCAGCACAATTTGGTAACATTGCAAGTCCTTGGAACAATTTTCTAAAGTTACAGGCAGAAGCCACTCAATTAGCCAATATCCAGTTGTTGCGGAATCTGTTACAGATGATGAATACAACCACGCTAACAACTATTGAGAGCAACAGTCTGTTAGGATCCCAAAATCCTCACCAGTTTAGAGGACTAGTCAATGGGACAACCATCTCCAATACCAATGAACCTACCCCAATATCTCAGGATCTTGTTAACCCACCTGTAACTCCTCAAGTTCACAATGACTTCCAAGCTATCTCAAATTTGTGGGCAAGCTGTGAAGGTGGATTCGGCCCTGAAGGCCTTAACATCAACGGTGACACCTTGAGTAGTTCCTATGGTATTCAAACAGAACAAAATCCACTTCCTGCATTGGTTTCAGCCTCAACTTCCCCTGTTACTTCCATCGATTACCAAACAGAACGCAAGGGTGACCCATCAAACTACTCCACTGGCACGCCTACCTCCACTATCTTTGAGGCCTGGGAGAAGCTGATCGATGATGACAACTATAGCTCCTACTGGAATGATATTCTGGA TTTGGCATCATCATGA
- the LOC133700411 gene encoding transcription factor MYB39-like isoform X2 — protein sequence MVRSPCSHASALKKGPWTPDEDEKLIDYIKRNGHENWKALPMLAGLNRCGKSCRLRWTNYLRPDIKRGKFSEEEERVIVNLHSALGNKWSRIANHLPGRTDNEIKNFWNTHIRKKLLQMGIDPNTHKPRTDPSHFLNLSQLLGAAQFGNIASPWNNFLKLQAEATQLANIQLLRNLLQMMNTTTLTTIESNSLLGSQNPHQFRGLVNGTTISNTNEPTPISQDLVNPPVTPQVHNDFQAISNLWASCEGGFGPEGLNINGDTLSSSYGIQTEQNPLPALVSASTSPVTSIDYQTERKGDPSNYSTGTPTSTIFEAWEKLIDDDNYSSYWNDILE from the exons ATGGTTAGATCTCCATGCAGCCACGCCAGTGCCTTGAAGAAAGGGCCATGGACGCCGGACGAGGATGAGAAGCTAATTGATTATATTAAGAGAAATGGTCATGAAAATTGGAAAGCACTCCCTATGCTTGCAGGGTTGAATAGATGTGGGAAGAGCTGCCGATTGAGGTGGACAAATTATCTGAGGCCTGATATCAAGAGAGGGAAATTTTCTGAGGAAGAAGAACGAGTCATCGTCAACCTTCATTCTGCTCTTGGAAACAA GTGGTCAAGGATTGCTAACCATCTTCCCGGACGGACtgacaatgaaataaaaaacttttggaATACTCACATAAGAAAGAAGCTTCTTCAAATGGGGATTGACCCCAATACTCACAAGCCAAGGACTGATCCAAGTCATTTTTTGAATCTCTCTCAGTTGCTTGGTGCAGCACAATTTGGTAACATTGCAAGTCCTTGGAACAATTTTCTAAAGTTACAGGCAGAAGCCACTCAATTAGCCAATATCCAGTTGTTGCGGAATCTGTTACAGATGATGAATACAACCACGCTAACAACTATTGAGAGCAACAGTCTGTTAGGATCCCAAAATCCTCACCAGTTTAGAGGACTAGTCAATGGGACAACCATCTCCAATACCAATGAACCTACCCCAATATCTCAGGATCTTGTTAACCCACCTGTAACTCCTCAAGTTCACAATGACTTCCAAGCTATCTCAAATTTGTGGGCAAGCTGTGAAGGTGGATTCGGCCCTGAAGGCCTTAACATCAACGGTGACACCTTGAGTAGTTCCTATGGTATTCAAACAGAACAAAATCCACTTCCTGCATTGGTTTCAGCCTCAACTTCCCCTGTTACTTCCATCGATTACCAAACAGAACGCAAGGGTGACCCATCAAACTACTCCACTGGCACGCCTACCTCCACTATCTTTGAGGCCTGGGAGAAGCTGATCGATGATGACAACTATAGCTCCTACTGGAATGATATTCTGGAGTAG
- the LOC133700943 gene encoding protein FATTY ACID EXPORT 1, chloroplastic-like, giving the protein MATTSTTATCQLSCFSSLNRRLNHPHRRSILSLPLSPRYKSWVVVSNEGHNNGAHSLTSNIKTSSTDHNYTAPEEDKGISDPVKGVYGSAKIHDFCFGIPFGGIVLSGGLIGFVFSKNAVSLGTGVLYGGALLALSTFSLKIWRQGKSSFPFVLGQAVLAAALCWNNFRAYSLTKKLIPTGFFAVISAAMLCFYSYVMISGGNPPPKKLQSSASVSS; this is encoded by the exons ATGGCAACAACATCAACAACAGCAACCTGTCAGCTTTCATGTTTCTCTTCTCTCAACCGCAGATTAAATCATCCACACCGTCGATCCATTCTCTCTCTTCCGCTGTCTCCTCGCTACAAG TCATGGGTGGTTGTGAGTAACGAAGGACATAATAATGGAGCACACTCTTTGACTTCAAATATCAAAACAAGTAGTACCGATCATAACTATACAGCTCCTGAGGAAGATAAGGGAATCAGTGATCCAGTGAAGGGAGTATATGGGTCGGCGAAAATTCATGACTTTTGTTTTGGGATTCCTTTTg gtggGATTGTTTTAAGTGGGGGGCTCATTGGTTTTGTGTTCTCAAAAAATGCTGTATCTTTAGGTACTGGTGTGTTGTATGGAGGTGCTTTGCTAGCACTCAGTACCTTCAGTTTGAAGATTTGGAGGCAAGGGAAATCAAGCTTTCCATTTGTACTTGGACAAGCTG TACTCGCAGCAGCCCTTTGCTGGAACAACTTCCGGGCATACTCATTG ACAAAGAAACTAATTCCAACAGGATTTTTTGCCGTCATTAG TGCTGCAATGCTGTGCTTTTATTCATACGTAATGATATCTGGAGGAAACCCACCACCAAAGAAGTTGCAGTCATCTGCTAGTGTCAGTTCATaa